The following coding sequences lie in one Polynucleobacter necessarius genomic window:
- the recN gene encoding DNA repair protein RecN, whose protein sequence is MLQTISLRDFVIVDHLELDFASGFTVLTGETGAGKSILLDALGLVLGERADSSQIRENSNRAEISALFRINTEQVKSLSHRLDEQGFPLEDEGKSLLLKRTVESNGRSRAFINGSVATLIQLREAGDQLVDIHGQHAHQLLLKSGAQRELLDRHAGLLPLATEVAQSFKTVADSRRRLEQAENAGQNIERERERLEWQLEELTELSPQVGEWISIQGEHTKLANGAKLIEGCQEAINILSDADNSLESNLTKVCSSVGALAEHAPGLGDISQALESANIQLDEAIHGLNRYLQKLDLDPARLAQVEERMQALHSTARKYHTEPDELPTLLNETSERLDALAASQNIDALREKVKQEEAAYLKLAKQLSQKRKQASSDLSQLVTDAMQDLSMAGGRLEIALAPLSEGGSHGLEQIEFLVAGHAGSTPRPLAKVASGGELARISLAISVITSKASFTPTLIFDEVDAGIGGAAAKTVGKLLHQLGQSHQILCVTHLPQVAAQGNHHLKVSKTQSNEKTVSQVQILGRAERVEEVARMLGGATITDTTRRHARELLGQN, encoded by the coding sequence ATGCTTCAAACCATCTCACTTCGTGACTTTGTCATTGTTGACCATCTTGAATTAGATTTTGCTTCAGGCTTTACGGTACTTACCGGGGAAACCGGCGCTGGCAAATCTATTCTTCTTGATGCTCTTGGTCTAGTTCTTGGCGAACGTGCCGATAGTAGTCAAATTCGTGAGAACAGTAATCGCGCGGAAATTTCTGCTCTCTTTCGAATTAACACCGAGCAAGTGAAATCACTTAGCCATCGGTTAGATGAGCAAGGGTTCCCGCTGGAGGATGAGGGCAAAAGCCTGCTACTCAAGAGAACAGTCGAGTCCAATGGACGGAGCCGTGCCTTTATTAATGGTAGCGTTGCCACCTTAATCCAACTAAGAGAAGCTGGCGACCAACTCGTCGATATTCATGGGCAACATGCACATCAACTTTTATTAAAGAGTGGCGCGCAACGTGAACTTCTCGATCGACATGCAGGCTTGTTGCCGCTTGCCACAGAAGTTGCACAATCATTCAAAACTGTTGCCGACTCTCGTCGCCGTCTAGAGCAAGCTGAGAACGCTGGGCAAAATATCGAACGCGAACGAGAACGCCTAGAGTGGCAACTTGAAGAATTAACTGAGCTTTCACCACAAGTTGGTGAATGGATCAGCATTCAAGGAGAGCATACAAAACTAGCCAACGGTGCTAAGCTGATTGAAGGGTGTCAAGAGGCTATCAATATTTTAAGTGATGCAGATAACTCGCTTGAATCCAACTTAACTAAGGTTTGTAGTTCTGTCGGCGCATTAGCTGAGCATGCTCCAGGTCTCGGTGACATAAGCCAAGCATTGGAATCAGCCAATATCCAATTAGATGAAGCTATTCATGGTCTCAATCGCTATCTTCAAAAGTTAGATTTAGATCCTGCGCGACTTGCACAAGTAGAAGAGCGTATGCAAGCCCTGCACAGCACTGCTAGAAAATATCACACTGAACCGGATGAGCTCCCAACACTCCTAAATGAAACCTCGGAGCGCTTAGATGCCCTAGCCGCCTCTCAGAATATTGATGCTCTCCGCGAGAAAGTGAAGCAAGAGGAAGCCGCATATCTCAAGCTAGCCAAACAGCTGTCACAAAAACGTAAGCAAGCATCATCCGATCTCAGTCAGCTTGTAACAGATGCGATGCAGGATTTATCTATGGCGGGGGGTCGTCTTGAGATCGCTTTAGCACCGCTTTCAGAAGGTGGATCTCATGGTCTAGAGCAAATTGAATTTTTGGTAGCAGGACATGCGGGTAGCACCCCTCGCCCACTCGCAAAAGTAGCTTCCGGTGGAGAGCTAGCTCGTATCAGCTTGGCAATCAGCGTCATTACCAGCAAAGCCTCATTTACACCGACGCTCATTTTTGATGAAGTGGATGCTGGTATTGGCGGTGCAGCAGCCAAAACCGTAGGCAAACTTTTGCACCAATTAGGCCAGTCACATCAAATCTTATGCGTCACACATTTGCCGCAAGTGGCTGCCCAAGGAAATCATCACCTCAAAGTCAGCAAAACACAAAGCAACGAAAAGACGGTATCGCAAGTACAGATTTTAGGCAGGGCTGAGCGCGTTGAAGAGGTAGCACGTATGCTTGGTGGCGCAACGATTACCGATACCACGCGTCGTCATGCGCGCGAATTGCTAGGGCAAAATTAA
- the glnE gene encoding bifunctional [glutamate--ammonia ligase]-adenylyl-L-tyrosine phosphorylase/[glutamate--ammonia-ligase] adenylyltransferase gives MDDFSRQIDFLEQHSMYARRWLVAHPEWLEWLRIQGQKKVDLEDIQRLMDDCLVGQQAEERDEALWMSNLRLARQRLMLWVAFRDLNGMADLQEVMHALSHFAELAVSVSIAFVREDLKNRFGLPWSHSTDSEMPLMVVGMGKLGGLELNLSSDIDLIFLYEHEGETTGGPKSLSNQEWFTRMGKSLIRLLAEHDANGFVFRVDMRLRPNGDSGPLVCSLDMLEEYLLVQGREWERYAWIKGRLIAPLPSSLDFAHCHKELDQLIRPFVYRRYLDYGVIAAIRDLHAQIQAEAEKRFSGHQGRLRDIKLGRGGIREIEFLAQMFQLMRGGTDPRFRVRPSLEVLELIKQSGILDGDEVESLQAAYIFLRRLEHRIQVWDDQQTHYLPDDVQARSRLAISTQDPNSQVSDFIAELDRHQNNVAQLFEKAFLLDDGARLEIVPLAHNWTPDKSFFPESSGRWEAWVESPKQKLLPEKSRLIVDNLMCSAAHILQSGGADSIYADQTLLRFFDLLEAIARRSAYLSILAEYPKALSNVLDLLKSSQWGAQYLTRHPHLLDHLLNSQTERALIENPEKYWAEVRANLNMRLDDVMSEGDGSEQAMDILRVTHHNETFVTLLTDLGIGMKQALPVEKVSDHLSALADLILQVTFERLWPSVAKKFELSPEIIPPFAIISYGKLGGKELGYASDLDLVFLYQAEGSDYAAQEVYALLAKRMINWLTAYTSTGSLFEIDTRLRPNGSAGFLVTNADAFKKYQLREGDNAAWVWEHQALTRARFSAGNLNIGAFFDSVRSEVLSQRRDIEHLRHEILEMRRKVHAGHPNTNAEFDLKHDSGGMVDIEFIVQFLVLAYAHQYPKLLVNLGNIALLRIASEVGLISPNLAHSTGDAYRLLRTRQHRLRLDGAEKTRINLENEPELIVARDAVQTLWLQIFKASSDGA, from the coding sequence ATGGATGATTTTTCCCGACAAATTGATTTTTTAGAGCAACACTCAATGTATGCGCGACGCTGGCTGGTTGCGCACCCCGAGTGGCTCGAGTGGCTGCGTATTCAGGGGCAGAAAAAAGTCGACCTAGAGGACATTCAGCGCTTAATGGATGACTGTTTAGTAGGCCAACAGGCTGAAGAGCGGGATGAAGCCCTATGGATGTCTAATTTGCGCTTGGCAAGACAGCGTTTAATGCTATGGGTGGCATTTCGGGATTTAAATGGCATGGCTGACCTACAAGAGGTCATGCATGCACTGAGTCATTTTGCTGAGTTAGCAGTCTCCGTTTCGATTGCTTTTGTCCGCGAGGATCTCAAAAATCGTTTTGGCCTACCTTGGAGTCACTCCACAGACTCTGAGATGCCGCTGATGGTTGTTGGAATGGGTAAATTAGGCGGATTAGAATTAAATCTTTCATCAGATATTGACTTAATATTTTTGTACGAGCACGAGGGCGAAACTACTGGTGGACCGAAGAGTTTGTCTAATCAGGAGTGGTTTACTCGAATGGGTAAAAGCCTCATTAGATTGCTTGCTGAACACGACGCAAATGGCTTTGTATTCCGGGTGGATATGCGCCTTCGCCCCAATGGGGATTCTGGTCCGCTTGTGTGTAGTCTGGACATGCTAGAAGAATATCTTTTGGTTCAGGGTAGGGAGTGGGAGCGGTACGCATGGATTAAGGGCAGGTTAATTGCGCCTTTACCGAGCTCTCTAGATTTTGCGCATTGCCATAAAGAGCTAGATCAGTTAATTCGCCCCTTCGTGTATCGCCGCTATTTAGATTACGGCGTGATTGCAGCCATTCGAGATTTGCATGCACAAATTCAAGCGGAAGCAGAGAAGCGCTTTTCCGGTCATCAGGGGCGCTTACGAGATATTAAGCTGGGGCGTGGCGGAATTCGAGAGATTGAGTTTCTTGCACAAATGTTCCAGCTCATGCGCGGTGGCACTGATCCTCGATTTAGAGTGCGCCCAAGTTTAGAAGTATTAGAGCTTATCAAGCAAAGTGGGATCTTGGATGGAGATGAGGTTGAGTCGCTGCAAGCGGCCTATATTTTCTTGAGGCGTTTAGAACATCGTATTCAAGTTTGGGATGACCAGCAAACGCATTATTTACCTGATGATGTGCAAGCTCGCTCACGCCTGGCAATATCAACGCAAGATCCAAACTCACAAGTAAGTGATTTTATTGCCGAGCTTGATCGTCATCAGAATAATGTTGCACAGCTTTTTGAGAAAGCCTTTCTATTGGATGATGGGGCACGTCTTGAAATAGTGCCATTAGCTCACAACTGGACACCTGATAAATCTTTTTTCCCTGAATCGTCTGGTCGTTGGGAGGCGTGGGTAGAAAGTCCAAAACAAAAGCTCTTGCCGGAGAAGAGTCGTTTAATTGTAGATAACTTGATGTGTAGCGCGGCGCACATCCTACAGAGCGGGGGAGCTGATTCTATTTATGCAGATCAAACCTTGTTGCGCTTCTTTGATTTACTTGAGGCAATAGCTAGGCGTAGCGCTTATCTTTCAATTTTGGCCGAGTATCCAAAGGCATTATCTAATGTGCTTGATCTGCTGAAATCTTCACAATGGGGAGCTCAATATTTAACCCGTCACCCACATTTATTGGATCACTTGCTGAACTCTCAGACCGAGAGGGCATTAATTGAAAATCCAGAAAAATATTGGGCGGAAGTGAGGGCTAATCTCAATATGAGACTGGATGATGTGATGTCTGAGGGTGATGGTTCAGAGCAAGCGATGGATATTTTGCGCGTTACTCATCACAATGAAACATTCGTTACTTTACTAACTGATTTGGGTATCGGGATGAAGCAAGCATTACCAGTAGAAAAGGTAAGCGATCATTTATCAGCCCTTGCTGACTTAATTTTGCAGGTCACATTTGAACGCCTCTGGCCAAGTGTGGCTAAAAAGTTTGAGTTATCTCCAGAAATCATTCCTCCATTTGCCATCATTTCTTATGGCAAGTTGGGCGGAAAAGAATTGGGTTATGCCTCTGATTTAGATCTTGTATTTTTGTACCAAGCTGAGGGGTCAGACTATGCTGCTCAGGAAGTGTATGCTCTCCTAGCTAAGCGAATGATTAATTGGCTAACAGCATATACATCGACAGGTAGTCTATTTGAAATAGACACCCGTCTTAGGCCAAATGGATCGGCTGGTTTTTTGGTGACCAATGCTGATGCTTTTAAAAAATACCAACTCCGTGAAGGAGATAACGCTGCTTGGGTATGGGAGCATCAGGCGCTCACTCGGGCGCGGTTTTCGGCTGGCAATTTAAATATCGGCGCATTTTTTGATTCAGTACGCTCTGAGGTATTAAGTCAGCGACGGGACATTGAGCATCTTCGTCATGAAATTTTAGAGATGCGTCGTAAGGTACATGCAGGTCACCCCAATACAAACGCAGAGTTTGATCTGAAGCATGATTCAGGCGGCATGGTTGATATCGAGTTTATTGTGCAGTTTCTGGTGTTGGCGTATGCGCATCAATATCCAAAATTGCTCGTTAACCTTGGAAATATCGCATTGCTCAGAATTGCTAGTGAAGTGGGTTTAATTTCCCCAAACCTTGCTCACTCAACTGGTGATGCATATCGCTTATTGAGGACGCGCCAACATCGTCTGCGTTTAGATGGGGCTGAAAAGACTCGCATCAATTTAGAAAATGAGCCTGAATTAATTGTTGCTAGAGATGCGGTTCAGACACTTTGGTTGCAAATTTTTAAAGCATCTTCAGATGGCGCCTAG